Proteins co-encoded in one Aspergillus flavus chromosome 2, complete sequence genomic window:
- a CDS encoding putative proteasome component Pre2 (unnamed protein product) produces MDKLVAQYSRPAHQNEMYSEQEQHDLTESLPPLSLKFNLPPVDNSRSWLRAMTDDHSNPSCPIKLAHGTTTLAFRFQGGIIVATDSRATAGNWIASQTVKKVIPVSRLSRGEDKANNAPTPGLLGTMAGGAADCQYWLRYLSQQCTLHEIRHKRRITVAAASKILANLTYAYKGYGLSMGTMLAGMTPQEGPALYYIDSDGTRLPGNLFCVGSGQTFAYGVLDANYRYDLTEEEALELGRRSILAAMHRDAYSGGFINLYHVKEEGWVHHGFDDMNPIFWKTKLEKGEFSNVTSEL; encoded by the exons ATGGACAAGTTGGTCGCCCAATATAGCCGCCCGGCCCATCAGAATGAGATGTATTCCGAACAAGAACAGCATGACCTCACAGAGAGCCTTCCTCCCCTCTCTCTGAAATTCAACCTTCCTCCAGTTGACAAC TCAAGATCCTGGCTCCGTGCTATGACTGATGATCACTCGAACCCAAGCTGCCCCATTAAACTTGCCCACGGAACGACAACACTGGCCTTCCGATTCCAGGGCGGAATT ATTGTCGCGACAGACTCTCGAGCCACCGCTGGAAATTGGATTGCCAGTCAGACAGTGAAGAAGGTTATTCCCGTCTCGCGGTTGAGCCGTGGTGAGGATAAGGCGAACAATGCCCCGACCCCCGGTCTGCTAGGTACTATGGCGGGTGGTGCTGCG GATTGCCAATACTGGTTGAGATATTTGAGTCAGCAGTGCACACTTCATG AAATCCGCCACAAGCGCCGTATCACCGTTGCAGCCGCTTCCAAGATTCTCGCCAACCTGACATACGCCTACAAGGGATACGGTTTGAGCATGGGAACAATGTTAGCAGGA ATGACCCCTCAAGAAGGCCCCGCTCTCTATTACATCGACTCAGACGGTACCCGACTCCCGGGCAACCTGTTCTGTGTTGGATCCGGTCAGACATTCGCCTACGGTGTGCTGGATGCTAACTACCGTTACGACTTgactgaggaggaggccCTTGAGCTCGGCCGGAGAAGTATCCTGGCCGCTATGCACCGTGATGCCTACTCTGGTGGTTTCATCAACCTGTACCACGTTAAGGAAGAGGGATGGGTGCACCACGGCTTCGACGACATGAACCCGATCTTCTGGAAGacgaagttggagaagggcgAATTCTCGAATGTTACGTCAGAGTTGTAA